The proteins below are encoded in one region of Balaenoptera acutorostrata chromosome 11, mBalAcu1.1, whole genome shotgun sequence:
- the MGAT4C gene encoding alpha-1,3-mannosyl-glycoprotein 4-beta-N-acetylglucosaminyltransferase C, with product MFKFHQVKHIFDTLDKMRCLRKRSTVSFLGVLVIFLLFMNLYIEDSYVMEGDKQLVRETSTHQLNPERYVHTFKDLSNFSGAINVTYRFLAVMPLQRKRFLTIGLSSVRRKKGNYLLETIKSIFEQSSYEELKEISVVVHLADFNSSWREVMLQDITQKFAHHIIAGRLMVIHAPEEYYPILSGLKRNYNDPEDRVRFRSKQNVDYAFLLNFCANISDYYVMLEDDVRCSKNFFTAIKKVITSLEGTYWVTLEFSKLGYIGKLYHSHDLPRLAHFLLMFYQEMPCDWLLTHFRGLLAQKNVIRFKPSLFQHMGYYSSYKGTENKLKDDDFEEEPFDIPDNPPASLYTNMSVFENYDASKAYSSVDEYFWGKSPSTGDVFVIIFENPIVIKRIKVNTGTEDRQNDILHHGALDVGGDIRYFKQNRQCVTYIRLGEFKNGNFEVSDVNQKIPFDIHCMRIYVTKTQKEWLIIRSISIWTS from the exons ATGTTTAAATTTCACCAAGTGAAACATATTTTTGATACACTAGATAAAATGCGATGCCTGCGAAAACGTTCTACGGTCTCATTCTTGGGAGTTcttgtcattttccttctgtttatgAACTTGTACATTGAAGATAGCTACGTTATG GAAGGAGACAAACAACTTGTAAGGGAAACATCTACACATCAACTGAATCCTGAACGCTATGTGCATACTTTCAAAGATTTATCTAATTTCTCAGGAGCCATCAATGTCACCTATCGCTTCTTAGCTGTCATGCCTTTACAAAGAAAGC GGTTTCTTACAATTGGACTTTCATCAGTGAGacgaaaaaaaggaaattatttactTGAGACAATCAAGTCAATTTTTGAGCAATCCAGCTACGAAGAGTTGAAGGAAATTTCAGTGGTGGTTCATCTAGCTGACTTTAATTCATCCTGGCGTGAGGTCATGTTACAGGATATTACACAGAAATTTGCCCACCATATTATTGCAGGAAGATTAATGGTTATACATGCTCCAGAGGAATATTACCCAATCCTGAGTGGCCTTAAAAGAAATTACAATGATCCAGAAGACAGAGTGAGATTTCGTTCCAAGCAAAATGTAGATTATgcttttttgcttaatttttgtGCCAATATTTCAGACTATTATGTAATGCTTGAAGATGATGTTCGTTGTTCAAAAAATTTCTTTACTGCCATCAAGAAAGTCATTACATCCCTAGAAGGAACTTACTGGGTAACCCTTGAGTTCTCTAAGCTTGGCTATATAGGAAAACTTTATCATTCTCATGATCTCCCACGTTTGGCGcattttttattaatgttttatcaaGAAATGCCTTGTGATTGGCTACTGACTCATTTCCGCGGTCTGTTGGCTCAGAAAAATGTGATTCGTTTTAAACCATCTCTCTTTCAGCACATGGGTTATTACTCATCATATAAAGGAACTGAGAATAAGCTGAAAGATGATGATTTTGAAGAGGAGCCATTTGATATCCCAGATAACCCTCCTGCAAGTCTATATACCAACATGAGTGTTTTTGAAAATTATGATGCAAGCAAGGCTTATAGTAGTGTTGATGAATACTTTTGGGGAAAATCACCATCAACAGGAGATGTCTTTgtgattatatttgaaaatcCGATTGTAATCAAAAGAATTAAAGTGAATACTGGAACAGAAGATCGACAAAATGACATTTTGCATCATGGAGCCCTAGATGTTGGAGGAGATAttagatattttaaacaaaatagacaatgTGTTACTTACATAAGACTAGGGGAATTCAAAAATGGAAACTTTGAAGTATCTGATGTAAATCAAAAAATTCCATTTGATATACATTGTATGAGGATATATGTtaccaaaacacaaaaagaatGGCTGATTATTAGGAGTATTAGCATTTGGACTTCTTAG